One segment of Mycolicibacterium sp. YH-1 DNA contains the following:
- the relZ gene encoding bifunctional ribonuclease/(p)ppGpp synthase encodes MYFVGLDLAWGERKPTGVAVIDADGALLHVSAQTDDKSITKAIKPYVGGDVVVGIDAPLIVTNPTGNRPCEAALNRDFRAFQSGAHPSNTGKPEFADGTRGGRLAAALDLDLDPRSAHPRRALEVYPHAASVALFRLGRTLKYKAKPGRDVDQLRSELLKLMDLIEGLADADVTLRVEPNEDWQRLRRAAEGATTKSELRRVEDPVDAVLCAYIALHSVRRPDDVTIYGDADTGYILTPTLPVGLLPQKSEPASAATRAAVAEYVARRPALVISTDHYLQLVTALLDDAGINYLSITARTKSVESFAAKAARMVDDQPMFSDPLVEITDQIGLRVITYLRDDVATVATLLAQELRLLEDRDWGVETAREGRWGYASRHLLVGVEGEQQPASIQLRTVLQHAWAEFEHDVRYKGSIPAEHAPDLDRRFALAAGLLELADGEFTAIRERLRSTVVDEETTDEEPSTDPRVATPVLATYLGNRYADAGWSRTDHYGWISGLLLELGITSLDELTAVLDRVDEEAINKAMGYRYPAGAVRRLDDALLAVFGDDYLALHGNAHRKELLQNRLERLRAGLANQAPRRDEPGR; translated from the coding sequence ATGTACTTCGTGGGTCTCGACCTTGCGTGGGGGGAACGCAAGCCGACCGGTGTCGCCGTGATCGACGCCGACGGCGCGCTCCTGCACGTCTCCGCACAGACTGATGACAAGAGCATCACCAAGGCGATCAAGCCCTACGTCGGCGGCGATGTCGTCGTCGGGATCGATGCGCCGCTCATCGTGACGAACCCGACCGGCAACAGGCCGTGCGAGGCGGCGCTGAACCGCGACTTCCGCGCCTTCCAGTCCGGCGCGCACCCGTCCAACACCGGCAAGCCCGAGTTCGCCGACGGTACGCGCGGTGGGCGCCTCGCCGCGGCTCTGGACCTCGACCTCGACCCGCGGTCGGCACATCCGCGCCGCGCGCTCGAGGTCTACCCGCACGCCGCCTCGGTGGCGTTGTTCCGGCTCGGCCGGACGCTGAAGTACAAGGCCAAACCCGGCCGCGACGTCGACCAGCTGCGTTCGGAGCTGCTGAAGTTGATGGACCTCATCGAGGGCCTGGCCGACGCCGACGTCACGCTGCGCGTCGAGCCCAACGAGGACTGGCAGCGGCTGCGTCGCGCGGCCGAGGGGGCCACCACCAAGAGCGAGCTCCGTCGCGTCGAGGATCCCGTGGACGCGGTTCTGTGTGCGTACATCGCGCTCCACTCCGTGCGCCGGCCCGATGACGTCACCATCTACGGCGACGCCGACACCGGTTACATCCTCACGCCGACGCTGCCGGTGGGGCTGCTGCCGCAGAAGTCGGAACCGGCCTCTGCCGCCACACGCGCCGCCGTCGCCGAATACGTGGCGCGCCGCCCCGCCCTCGTCATCTCCACCGATCACTACCTTCAGCTGGTGACGGCGCTGCTCGACGACGCAGGCATCAACTACCTCAGCATCACCGCGCGCACCAAGAGCGTCGAGTCGTTCGCGGCCAAGGCCGCCCGGATGGTTGACGACCAGCCCATGTTCAGCGACCCGCTGGTGGAGATCACCGACCAGATCGGGTTGCGCGTCATCACCTACCTGCGTGACGACGTCGCTACGGTCGCCACGCTGCTCGCCCAGGAGCTGCGGCTGCTCGAGGATCGGGACTGGGGTGTCGAGACCGCACGCGAGGGCCGTTGGGGCTACGCCAGCAGGCACCTGCTGGTCGGGGTGGAGGGCGAGCAGCAGCCGGCCTCGATCCAGCTCCGCACGGTTCTGCAGCACGCGTGGGCGGAGTTCGAGCACGACGTCCGCTACAAGGGTTCGATCCCCGCCGAGCACGCGCCCGATCTGGATCGCCGGTTCGCACTCGCCGCGGGTCTTCTCGAATTGGCCGACGGCGAGTTCACCGCCATCCGCGAACGCTTGCGCTCCACCGTGGTGGACGAGGAGACGACGGACGAGGAACCGTCCACGGATCCGCGTGTCGCCACCCCGGTGCTCGCCACCTACCTGGGCAACCGCTACGCCGACGCGGGCTGGTCGCGCACCGACCACTACGGCTGGATCTCGGGTCTGCTGCTGGAACTCGGCATCACCTCACTCGACGAGCTGACGGCAGTCCTCGATCGGGTCGACGAGGAGGCGATCAACAAGGCGATGGGATACCGCTACCCGGCGGGTGCGGTACGGCGCCTCGACGACGCGCTGCTGGCCGTGTTCGGCGACGACTATCTCGCACTGCACGGGAACGCGCACCGAAAAGAGCTGTTGCAGAACAGGTTAGAACGCCTACGTGCCGGCCTGGCTAATCAGGCGCCTCGCCGAGATGAACCGGGTCGGTGA
- the purB gene encoding adenylosuccinate lyase: MTIPNVLANRYASDQMTAIWSPEAKIVAERRLWLAVLRAQAELGVSVPEGVIEDYERVIDDVDLGSIAARERVTRHDVKARIEEFNALAGHEHVHKGMTSRDLTENVEQLQIRRSLELVHAHGVAVVARLAERAVLYRDVVMAGRSHNVAAQATTLGKRFASAAEETMLALIRLSELINRYPLRGIKGPMGTAQDMLDLFDGDTERLAELERRIAEFLGFNVVFTSVGQIYPRSLDHDVVSALVQFGAGLSSMAHTIRLMAGHELVTEGFAAGQVGSSAMPHKMNTRSCERVNGLQVILRGYGSMAAELAGAQWNEGDVFCSVVRRVALPDAFFAVDGQIETFLTVLDEFGAYPAVIQRELDRYLPFLATTRILIAAVRAGVGRETAHEVIKEHAVAVALAMREKGSEPDLLDRLAADPRLPLDRAALDAALADKAAFSGAAGAQVDAVVDAVDDLVRQYPEAASYTSGDIL; the protein is encoded by the coding sequence GTGACGATTCCGAATGTCTTGGCGAACAGGTACGCCAGCGATCAGATGACGGCAATCTGGTCGCCTGAGGCCAAGATCGTGGCCGAGCGGCGCCTCTGGCTGGCCGTGCTGCGCGCGCAGGCTGAGCTGGGCGTCTCGGTGCCCGAAGGTGTGATCGAGGACTACGAGCGGGTCATCGACGACGTCGACCTGGGCTCCATCGCCGCCCGTGAGCGGGTGACCAGGCACGACGTGAAGGCGCGCATCGAGGAGTTCAACGCGCTGGCCGGCCACGAGCACGTGCACAAGGGCATGACGAGCCGCGACCTGACCGAGAACGTCGAGCAGCTGCAGATCCGGCGCTCGCTGGAACTCGTGCACGCCCACGGCGTCGCGGTGGTCGCCCGGCTCGCCGAACGGGCGGTGCTCTACCGCGACGTCGTCATGGCCGGCCGCAGCCACAACGTCGCCGCGCAGGCCACCACGCTGGGCAAGCGGTTCGCCTCGGCGGCCGAGGAGACGATGCTGGCGCTGATCCGGCTCTCTGAGCTGATCAACCGCTACCCGCTGCGCGGTATCAAGGGCCCGATGGGCACCGCGCAGGACATGCTCGACCTGTTCGACGGCGACACCGAGCGGCTTGCCGAGCTAGAGCGCCGCATCGCCGAATTCCTGGGCTTCAACGTGGTTTTCACCAGCGTCGGCCAGATCTACCCGCGTTCACTCGACCACGACGTGGTGTCCGCGCTGGTGCAGTTCGGTGCGGGGCTGTCATCGATGGCTCACACCATCCGGCTGATGGCCGGCCACGAACTGGTCACCGAGGGATTCGCGGCCGGGCAGGTCGGTTCCTCGGCGATGCCGCACAAGATGAACACCCGCTCATGCGAGCGCGTGAACGGTCTGCAGGTGATTCTGCGCGGCTACGGCTCGATGGCGGCCGAACTCGCTGGCGCGCAGTGGAACGAGGGTGACGTCTTCTGCTCGGTGGTGCGTCGCGTCGCGCTACCCGACGCGTTCTTCGCCGTCGACGGGCAGATCGAGACCTTCCTGACGGTGCTCGACGAGTTCGGCGCCTATCCGGCGGTGATCCAGCGTGAACTCGACCGGTACCTGCCGTTCCTGGCCACCACCCGGATCCTCATCGCCGCGGTGCGCGCCGGGGTCGGGCGTGAGACCGCCCACGAGGTGATCAAGGAACACGCCGTCGCCGTGGCGTTGGCGATGCGCGAGAAGGGGTCTGAGCCGGACCTGCTCGACCGCCTGGCAGCCGACCCGCGGCTGCCGCTGGACCGCGCGGCGCTCGACGCCGCGCTGGCCGACAAGGCGGCGTTCAGCGGCGCCGCCGGCGCACAGGTCGACGCCGTGGTCGACGCCGTCGACGATCTGGTCCGCCAGTATCCGGAGGCGGCCAGCTACACCTCCGGCGACATCTTGTGA
- a CDS encoding APC family permease — MTQPDTVEEQPQLKRVMGPGLLLLFVVGDILGTGVYALVGDVAAEVGGAAWVPFLVAFLVATVTAFSYLELVTKYPQAAGAALYAHKAFGIQFVTFLVAFIVMCSGITSASTASRFFAANFFTAFDFDWGKAGIVVVALLFMALIAAVNLRGVGESVKLNVVLTVIEITGLLLVVGVGFWAFGGGGADVDFARVVAFETAQDKNVFLVVTTATSLAFFAMVGFEDSVNMAEETKDPVRIFPKVLLTGLGIAGVVYVVVAIVAVALVPVGVLEASDTPLVEVVKAGAPGLPIETILPFISMFAVSNTALINMLMASRLIYGMSRQHVLPPVLGTVHPRSRAPWVAIVFTTLIAFGLIFYVTAFANSTAIAVLGGTTSLLLLAVFAMVNVAVLVLRRDVRAVGGHFRTPTALPVVGFLASAYLVLPFSGRPVQQYVLAGILIVIGIVLFFITMGINRQLGIRGAGITDPVHLGEAPD, encoded by the coding sequence ATGACTCAACCAGACACGGTCGAGGAGCAGCCTCAACTCAAGCGGGTGATGGGGCCTGGACTGCTGCTGTTGTTCGTCGTCGGTGACATTCTCGGCACCGGCGTCTACGCGCTGGTCGGCGACGTTGCCGCCGAAGTCGGTGGCGCGGCCTGGGTTCCGTTCCTGGTGGCCTTCCTGGTTGCCACCGTCACGGCGTTCAGCTACCTCGAACTCGTCACCAAGTACCCCCAGGCCGCGGGCGCTGCGCTGTACGCGCACAAGGCATTCGGGATCCAGTTCGTCACCTTTCTGGTGGCGTTCATCGTGATGTGCTCGGGCATCACGTCGGCGTCCACCGCATCCCGCTTCTTCGCCGCGAACTTCTTCACTGCCTTCGACTTCGACTGGGGCAAGGCCGGAATCGTCGTCGTCGCACTGCTGTTCATGGCCCTCATCGCGGCGGTGAACCTGCGCGGCGTCGGCGAGAGCGTCAAGCTCAACGTCGTCCTGACCGTCATCGAGATCACCGGTCTGCTACTCGTGGTCGGCGTCGGATTCTGGGCCTTCGGCGGCGGTGGCGCCGACGTCGACTTCGCCCGCGTGGTGGCCTTCGAGACCGCTCAGGACAAGAACGTCTTCCTGGTCGTCACCACGGCGACGTCGCTCGCGTTCTTCGCGATGGTGGGCTTCGAGGACTCGGTGAACATGGCCGAGGAGACCAAGGACCCAGTCCGGATCTTTCCCAAGGTGCTGCTGACCGGTCTCGGCATCGCGGGCGTCGTCTACGTGGTGGTGGCCATCGTCGCGGTGGCGCTGGTGCCCGTCGGGGTGCTCGAGGCCAGCGACACCCCGCTGGTCGAGGTCGTCAAGGCCGGCGCACCAGGGCTTCCGATCGAGACCATCCTGCCGTTCATCTCCATGTTCGCGGTGTCCAACACGGCGCTGATCAACATGCTGATGGCCAGCAGGCTCATCTACGGCATGTCCCGCCAGCACGTCCTTCCGCCGGTGCTCGGAACGGTGCACCCCAGGAGTCGTGCGCCGTGGGTGGCCATCGTGTTCACCACGCTGATCGCGTTCGGCCTCATCTTCTATGTGACCGCGTTCGCGAACAGCACTGCGATAGCCGTACTCGGTGGCACCACGTCACTGCTCCTGCTGGCCGTCTTCGCGATGGTCAACGTCGCCGTGCTGGTGCTGCGCCGCGACGTGCGTGCGGTCGGCGGCCACTTCAGGACGCCCACAGCGCTACCCGTCGTTGGCTTCCTCGCGTCGGCGTACCTGGTGCTGCCGTTCTCGGGCAGACCCGTTCAGCAGTACGTGCTCGCCGGGATCCTCATCGTGATCGGCATCGTCCTGTTCTTCATCACGATGGGAATCAACCGCCAGCTCGGCATCCGTGGCGCGGGCATCACCGACCCGGTTCATCTCGGCGAGGCGCCTGATTAG
- a CDS encoding type IV toxin-antitoxin system AbiEi family antitoxin domain-containing protein, with the protein MLDDLLRRHDGVITLAQARCVGLSEQSVNRRVRSGHWRRCSAGVFFVDDRAFTDAARIRAAVWGYGRRSAASGLAAAWWLGLTKFAPETVEVTVPRDSHGRNRPGCRVRRRDLAEKDLIEHNDLRVTALPLTVLEAAVRRGGGSQLMDTALQRHLELPPLWTAHLRNKGRYGSPAARRLLQAADGGARSQAERLFAQLLRQAGITGWKANQRVAGYEVDYVFAATKVAIEIDGLAFHSDSDDFHRDRIKQNAIALAGYQVLRFTWLDLVEYPDRVIATVLRATSAR; encoded by the coding sequence GTGCTGGATGACCTACTACGCCGCCATGACGGTGTGATCACACTCGCGCAGGCACGTTGCGTCGGCCTCAGCGAGCAGTCAGTCAATCGGCGCGTCCGATCCGGCCATTGGCGCCGCTGCTCGGCGGGTGTGTTCTTCGTCGACGATCGCGCATTCACCGATGCGGCACGCATTCGCGCGGCGGTGTGGGGCTACGGACGGCGCTCGGCCGCCAGCGGCCTGGCCGCGGCATGGTGGCTCGGCCTTACGAAGTTCGCGCCAGAGACCGTCGAAGTCACGGTTCCCAGGGACAGCCACGGTCGCAATCGGCCGGGGTGTCGCGTCCGCCGCCGCGATCTCGCCGAGAAGGATCTGATCGAGCACAACGACCTGCGGGTGACGGCTCTACCGCTGACAGTCCTCGAGGCGGCAGTGCGGCGAGGCGGTGGGTCACAGCTGATGGATACGGCGCTGCAACGGCACCTCGAACTCCCGCCGCTGTGGACCGCTCACCTGCGGAACAAGGGCCGATACGGCTCGCCCGCGGCACGAAGACTTCTCCAAGCGGCCGACGGCGGCGCGCGGTCACAAGCCGAGCGACTCTTCGCACAGCTGTTGAGGCAGGCCGGCATCACCGGGTGGAAGGCCAATCAGCGGGTCGCCGGCTACGAGGTCGACTATGTGTTCGCGGCGACCAAGGTAGCCATCGAGATCGACGGTCTGGCCTTCCACAGCGACTCCGACGACTTTCACCGCGACCGCATCAAACAGAACGCCATAGCGCTGGCCGGCTATCAGGTACTTCGATTCACGTGGTTGGACCTCGTCGAGTACCCGGACCGGGTCATCGCGACTGTCCTACGCGCGACTTCGGCGCGCTAA
- a CDS encoding cytochrome P450 gives MGAALAEVDFTDLDNFASGFPHDLFARHRSEAPVYWHEPTEHTPDGEGFWSVATHAETLAVLRDPETYSSVTGGARPFGGTLLQDLSIAGQVLNMMDDPRHSQIRRLVSSGLTPRMIQRVSDDLRSRARRLLDAVEPGVPFDFLVDVAAELPMQMICILLGVPESERHWLFEAIEPQFDFGGSRTAEVSRLSVEEAGSRMYSYGQELIAAKRAAPTDDMLSIVANAAVDDGGGLSDLELYLFFSLLFSAGAETTRNAVAGGLLALIENPSQMALLRDDVELLPGAIEEMVRWTSPSPSKRRTATRDVQLGGCAIKAGQKVQIWEGSANRDSAVFVDADVFDMTRKPNPHLGFGQGVHYCLGANLARLELRVLFEELLTRFSSAELVAPVEWTRSNRHTGIRHMVVELA, from the coding sequence ATGGGCGCCGCGCTGGCTGAGGTCGACTTCACCGATCTGGACAACTTCGCGTCGGGATTCCCGCACGATCTGTTCGCACGGCACCGCAGCGAGGCGCCCGTGTACTGGCACGAGCCCACCGAGCACACCCCCGACGGCGAGGGCTTCTGGTCGGTGGCCACCCACGCCGAAACCCTTGCGGTGTTGCGGGACCCGGAGACGTACTCGTCGGTGACGGGCGGGGCCCGGCCGTTCGGCGGGACGCTGCTGCAGGACCTGTCCATAGCGGGCCAGGTGCTCAACATGATGGACGATCCGCGGCACTCGCAGATCCGTCGGCTGGTCAGCTCGGGTCTGACCCCGCGGATGATCCAGCGGGTGTCCGATGATCTGCGCTCGCGCGCCCGGCGGCTGCTGGATGCCGTGGAACCCGGTGTGCCGTTCGACTTCCTGGTCGATGTCGCCGCAGAACTGCCGATGCAGATGATCTGCATCCTGCTGGGAGTGCCGGAGTCCGAACGGCATTGGCTCTTCGAGGCCATCGAGCCGCAGTTCGACTTCGGTGGTTCGCGCACCGCGGAGGTGTCCCGGCTGTCGGTCGAGGAGGCCGGTTCGCGGATGTACTCCTACGGTCAGGAGCTGATTGCGGCCAAGCGCGCGGCACCGACCGACGACATGCTGTCGATCGTGGCCAACGCGGCCGTGGACGACGGCGGCGGACTGTCGGATCTGGAGCTGTACCTGTTCTTCAGCCTGCTGTTCAGCGCGGGCGCGGAGACCACCCGCAACGCGGTGGCCGGCGGGCTGCTGGCATTGATCGAGAACCCCTCGCAGATGGCGCTTCTACGCGACGACGTGGAGCTGCTGCCCGGGGCCATCGAGGAGATGGTGCGGTGGACGTCACCGTCACCGTCCAAGCGCCGCACCGCCACGCGGGATGTGCAGCTGGGTGGCTGTGCGATCAAGGCCGGGCAGAAGGTGCAGATCTGGGAGGGATCGGCGAACCGCGACTCCGCGGTGTTCGTCGACGCCGACGTGTTCGACATGACGCGAAAGCCCAACCCGCATCTGGGATTCGGTCAGGGCGTGCACTACTGCCTGGGTGCCAACCTTGCTCGCCTGGAGCTGCGGGTGCTGTTCGAGGAGCTGTTGACCCGGTTCTCGTCGGCGGAGTTGGTGGCGCCCGTCGAGTGGACGCGCAGCAACCGGCACACCGGAATCCGGCACATGGTGGTCGAACTCGCCTAA